The Mercenaria mercenaria strain notata chromosome 8, MADL_Memer_1, whole genome shotgun sequence genome has a segment encoding these proteins:
- the LOC128558855 gene encoding uncharacterized protein LOC128558855, with protein sequence MNEEDEIFASHNVVSLFTNTPIDKALEIIRDRLENDSTLKKRTLLTLSDIMELCEFILTTTYFQFRGNIFQQRFGTAMVNSVSPFGANLYVEWLEKKAIATAPVKCKPQLWKRYVDDILETINRGETQNLIDHLNIVYATDSIKFTHEEENNGTIPFLDTLIVRRPDGSVKLLVCNDIVTEKDDRKKAEAHIVEALGKCGYPKWSFQKVKKQIERKKDTKKKGKPKDKDNDQLERFSHPTLRKRLNRGSNRVLRKHHVATALKENYQMKDTIIHLLDLKNWTNSEEIIASEEVIKAAINETSKTLQSHHHLLSLYGLYVKQLRTNGTLAEKKTEEETRTKLHNFEVKIYSCICSLNIAIQSFGNVVRSNVSIANLNPTFLGSASPLTHATYRAYISMQDGANLMDFLNTIYQEVEESIAATSA encoded by the exons atgaatgaggaagaTGAGATCTTTGCCTCACACAATGTTGTCTCCCTATTTACCAACACCCCAATAGACAAAGCTTTGGAAATCATTCGGGATAGATTAGAAAATGACAGCACTCTGAAGAAAAGAACTTTATTGACTCTAAGTGACATCATGGAACTGTGTGAATTCATTTTAACGACTACCTATTTTCAATTTAGGGGTAACATTTTTCAGCAAAGGTTTGGCACAGCTATGGTTAATTCCGTGTCTCCTTTTGGCGCTAATTTGTATGTGGAGTGGCTTGAGAAGAAGGCAATAGCAACAGCTCCGGTCAAATGTAAACCACAACTATGGAAACGTTACGTTGACGATATCCTGGAGACGATAAATAGGGGAGAAACTCAAAACCTGATTGACCACCTCAACATTGTCTATGCCACAGACAGCATCAAATTCACACATGAGGAAGAGAACAATGGAACAATACCGTTCTTGGACACACTGATTGTCAGAAGGCCGGACGGTAGTGTGAAATTACTGGT TTGCAACGATATAGTCACGGAGAAAGATGACAGAAAGAAAGCGGAAGCTCATATAGTGGAAGCTTTGGGGAAATGTGGATATCCGAAGTGGTCATTTCAAAAAGTGAAAAAGCAGatagaaagaaagaaagacaCAAAGAAGAAAGGAAAACCCAAAGACAAAGACAATGATCAATTGGAAAGGTTTAGTCATCCTACCTTACGTAAAAGGCTTAACAGAGGGAGTAATAGAGTGCTAAGAAAACATCATGTAGCAACTGCG TTGAAGGAAAATTATCAAATGAAAGATACCATTATACATTTACTCGATCTAAAGAACTGGACGAATTCGGAAGAAATAATTGCAAGTGAGGAAGTAATTAAAGCGGCAATAAATGAG ACGAGTAAGACACTCCAATCTCATCATCATTTATTGTCGTTATATGGATTGTACGTCAAACAGTTACGAACAAATGGCACACTCGCTGAAAAGAAAACTGAAGAGGAAACCAGGACAAAACTACACAACTTTGAAGTCAAAATCTACAGTTGTATATGTAGCCTCAACATAGCTATTCAGTCATTTGGAAATGTTGTCAGAAGTAACGTGTCAATTGCTAATCTTAACCCAACTTTTTTAGGAAGTGCATCCCCTTTAACGCATGCGACATATAGGGCATATATTTCGATGCAGGACGGTGCTAACCTGATGGACTTTTTAAACACAATTTATCAGGAGGTAGAAGAATCCATTGCTGCAACATCGGCTTAA